The following proteins come from a genomic window of Kitasatospora sp. NBC_01246:
- the pyrR gene encoding bifunctional pyr operon transcriptional regulator/uracil phosphoribosyltransferase PyrR: MTTHHEPTPRPPHQVLDGTDIARVITRIAHEIVERAKGAEDVVLLGIHTRGVHLARRLRDRLTQITGREIPFGTLDITMYRDDLRLKPARALEHTEIPAGGIDGRLVVLVDDVLFSGRTIRAALDALSDIGRPRAVQLAVLVDRGHRELPIRADYVGKNLPTSLREAVQVRLADSDGVDAVLVGDRDHADASRPPRSERSSQALAARPSEPHLPE; encoded by the coding sequence ATGACCACACATCACGAACCGACGCCGCGCCCGCCGCACCAGGTGCTGGACGGCACGGACATCGCCCGGGTGATCACCCGGATAGCGCACGAGATCGTCGAGCGCGCCAAGGGCGCGGAGGACGTCGTGCTGCTCGGCATCCACACCAGGGGCGTGCACCTCGCCCGCCGGCTGCGCGACCGGCTGACCCAGATCACCGGCCGGGAGATCCCGTTCGGGACGCTGGACATCACCATGTACCGGGACGACCTGCGGCTGAAGCCCGCCCGGGCCCTGGAGCACACCGAGATCCCGGCCGGCGGCATCGACGGCAGGCTCGTCGTCCTGGTCGACGACGTGCTCTTCTCGGGCCGCACCATCCGCGCCGCGCTCGACGCGCTCAGCGACATCGGCCGCCCGCGCGCCGTCCAGCTCGCCGTCCTGGTCGACCGCGGCCACCGCGAGCTGCCGATCCGCGCCGACTACGTGGGCAAGAACCTCCCCACCTCGCTGCGCGAGGCCGTGCAGGTCCGCCTCGCGGACAGCGACGGCGTGGACGCCGTGCTGGTCGGCGACCGCGACCACGCGGACGCGTCGCGTCCCCCGCGCAGTGAGCGCAGCTCGCAGGCCCTGGCCGCCCGGCCGTCCGAACCGCACCTCCCGGAGTAA
- the carA gene encoding glutamine-hydrolyzing carbamoyl-phosphate synthase small subunit — MTAPAPTTQRQRRDRVPAVLVLEDGRIFRGQAYGAIGETFGEAVFNTGMSGYQETLTDPSYHRQVVAMTAPQIGNTGWNDEDDESRRIWVAGYIVRDPARVTSNWRSRRPLDEELVNQGVVGISGIDTRALTRHLRERGAMRCGIFSGPALADDAALLARVQQSPEMKGADLCPEVATTEPYVVPAVGEKKFTVAALDLGIKAMTPQRMAERGIEVHVLPANSTLEDIYAVDPDGVFFSNGPGDPATADHQVAVAQGVLERRTPFFGICFGNQILGRALGFGTYKLKYGHRGINQPVQDRTTGKVEVTAHNHGFAVNAPLDKVSDTPFGRVEVSHVCLNDDVVEGLQALDVPAFSVQYHPEAAAGPHDAAYLFDRFVELMRGDDNDSVELMEGQRA; from the coding sequence ATGACCGCACCTGCCCCCACCACGCAGCGCCAACGGCGGGACCGCGTCCCCGCCGTGCTCGTCCTGGAGGACGGCCGGATCTTCCGTGGCCAGGCCTACGGCGCGATCGGCGAGACCTTCGGCGAGGCCGTCTTCAACACCGGCATGTCCGGCTACCAGGAGACCCTGACCGACCCGTCGTACCACCGCCAGGTGGTCGCGATGACCGCCCCGCAGATCGGCAACACCGGCTGGAACGACGAGGACGACGAGTCCCGCCGGATCTGGGTCGCCGGCTACATCGTGCGCGACCCCGCCCGGGTGACGTCCAACTGGCGCTCGCGCCGCCCGCTCGACGAGGAGCTCGTCAACCAGGGCGTCGTCGGCATCAGCGGCATCGACACCCGCGCCCTCACCCGCCACCTGCGCGAGCGCGGCGCGATGCGCTGCGGCATCTTCTCCGGCCCGGCGCTGGCGGACGACGCCGCGCTGCTGGCCCGGGTGCAGCAGTCGCCCGAGATGAAGGGCGCCGACCTCTGCCCCGAGGTCGCCACCACCGAGCCGTACGTGGTGCCCGCCGTCGGCGAGAAGAAGTTCACCGTCGCCGCGCTGGACCTCGGCATCAAGGCGATGACCCCGCAGCGGATGGCCGAGCGCGGCATCGAGGTGCACGTGCTGCCGGCGAACTCCACGCTGGAGGACATCTACGCCGTCGACCCGGACGGCGTCTTCTTCTCCAACGGCCCGGGCGACCCGGCCACCGCCGACCACCAGGTCGCCGTGGCGCAGGGCGTGCTGGAGCGCCGGACCCCGTTCTTCGGGATCTGCTTCGGCAACCAGATCCTCGGCCGGGCGCTGGGCTTCGGCACCTACAAGCTCAAGTACGGCCACCGCGGCATCAACCAGCCGGTGCAGGACCGCACCACCGGCAAGGTCGAGGTGACCGCGCACAACCACGGCTTCGCCGTGAACGCGCCGCTGGACAAGGTGAGCGACACGCCGTTCGGCCGGGTCGAGGTCTCCCACGTCTGCCTCAACGACGATGTGGTCGAGGGCCTCCAGGCACTGGACGTGCCCGCCTTCAGCGTGCAGTACCACCCGGAAGCGGCGGCCGGCCCGCACGACGCAGCGTACCTCTTCGACCGGTTCGTCGAGCTCATGCGAGGCGACGACAACGACAGTGTTGAGCTCATGGAGGGCCAGCGTGCCTAA
- a CDS encoding aspartate carbamoyltransferase catalytic subunit, which yields MKRHLVSAADLTRDDALLILDTAEELAQLSGRAVKKLPTLRGRTVVNLFFEDSTRTKTSFEVAEKRLSADVINFSAKGSSVSKGESLKDTALTLQAMGADAVVIRHHASGAPARLAQSDWLHGSVINAGDGTHEHPTQALLDAFTMRRHLNAGLGRDLAGRRVTIVGDILHSRVARSNVHLLTTLGAQVTFVAPPTLLPIGIENWPCEVSYDLESVLPKTDALMMLRVQRERMNAAFFPTEREYSRRYGLDGSRMAQLPEHAIVMHPGPMVRGMEITAEVADSPRCTVVEQVANGVSVRMAVLYLLLGGATLADAAPRTDSVETAQ from the coding sequence GTGAAGCGCCACCTCGTCTCCGCCGCCGACCTCACCCGCGACGACGCGCTGCTGATCCTGGACACCGCCGAGGAGCTGGCCCAGCTCTCCGGACGGGCCGTCAAGAAGCTGCCTACGCTCCGTGGTCGAACGGTCGTCAACCTCTTCTTCGAAGACTCCACCCGCACCAAGACCTCCTTCGAGGTCGCCGAGAAGCGGCTCTCCGCCGACGTCATCAACTTCTCCGCCAAGGGCTCCTCGGTCTCCAAGGGCGAGAGCCTCAAGGACACCGCGCTGACCCTCCAGGCGATGGGCGCCGACGCGGTCGTCATCCGGCACCACGCCTCCGGCGCGCCGGCCCGGCTGGCCCAGTCCGACTGGCTGCACGGCAGCGTCATCAACGCCGGCGACGGCACCCACGAGCACCCCACCCAGGCGCTGCTCGACGCCTTCACCATGCGCCGCCACCTCAACGCCGGCCTCGGCCGCGACCTCGCCGGCCGGCGGGTGACCATCGTCGGCGACATCCTGCACAGCCGGGTGGCCCGCTCCAACGTCCACCTGCTCACCACCCTCGGCGCCCAGGTCACCTTCGTGGCCCCGCCGACGCTGCTGCCGATCGGCATCGAGAACTGGCCCTGCGAGGTCAGCTACGACCTGGAGAGCGTGCTCCCCAAGACGGACGCGCTGATGATGCTCCGGGTGCAGCGCGAGCGGATGAACGCCGCCTTCTTCCCGACCGAGCGCGAGTACAGCCGCCGCTACGGCCTGGACGGCAGCCGGATGGCGCAGCTGCCCGAGCACGCCATCGTGATGCACCCCGGCCCGATGGTCCGCGGCATGGAGATCACCGCCGAGGTCGCCGACTCGCCGCGCTGCACCGTGGTCGAGCAGGTCGCCAACGGCGTCTCCGTCCGGATGGCCGTCCTGTACCTGCTGCTCGGCGGCGCCACGCTCGCCGACGCCGCCCCCCGCACCGACTCCGTGGAGACCGCTCAGTGA
- a CDS encoding PH-like domain-containing protein, translated as MSAFTGLAQEQARVTDWPGYIGWAIGLLLVIGLVYWLMRQGWNWRRTLQSGIPPLPAVPARAGRTILETSGRYHGTTTAGNWLDRVVAHGLGTRSRADLTLGADGLLVQRPGDVDFWIPAEQLTGARTDSGIAGKVVPSGLLVVTWTHEGTALDSGFRADHPGEHAAWVEAIAHLATRTQTKTEEAAQ; from the coding sequence GTGAGCGCCTTCACCGGGCTCGCCCAGGAGCAGGCCAGGGTCACCGACTGGCCCGGGTACATCGGCTGGGCCATCGGCCTGCTGCTGGTGATCGGGCTGGTCTACTGGCTGATGCGCCAGGGCTGGAACTGGCGGCGCACCCTGCAGTCCGGCATCCCGCCGCTGCCCGCCGTGCCGGCCCGGGCCGGCCGGACCATCCTGGAGACCAGCGGCCGGTACCACGGCACCACCACCGCCGGGAACTGGCTGGACCGGGTCGTCGCGCACGGCCTGGGCACCCGCAGCCGGGCCGACCTGACCCTCGGCGCGGACGGCCTGCTGGTGCAGCGCCCCGGCGACGTCGACTTCTGGATCCCGGCCGAGCAGCTGACCGGGGCCCGGACGGACTCCGGGATCGCCGGCAAGGTCGTGCCGTCCGGACTGCTCGTCGTCACCTGGACGCACGAGGGCACCGCGCTGGACTCCGGGTTCCGGGCCGACCACCCCGGCGAGCACGCCGCCTGGGTCGAGGCGATCGCCCACCTCGCAACACGTACGCAGACGAAGACGGAAGAGGCCGCTCAATGA
- the bldD gene encoding transcriptional regulator BldD has product MSSDYAKQLGGKLRAIRTQQGLSLHGVEEKSQGRWKAVVVGSYERGDRAVTVQRLAELAEFYGVPVQELLPGGTPGGAAEPPPRLVLDLERLTQVPSEKAGPLQRYAATIQSQRGDYNGKVLSIRQDDLRTLAVIYDQSPSILTEQLISWGVLNPDARRAVREEEAS; this is encoded by the coding sequence ATGTCCAGCGACTACGCGAAGCAACTCGGAGGAAAACTCCGAGCGATCCGCACTCAGCAGGGGCTCTCCCTGCACGGTGTCGAGGAGAAGTCCCAGGGGCGCTGGAAGGCAGTCGTCGTCGGCTCGTACGAGCGCGGTGACCGTGCGGTCACCGTGCAGCGGCTGGCCGAGCTGGCGGAGTTCTACGGCGTTCCGGTCCAGGAGCTGCTGCCCGGCGGTACGCCCGGTGGTGCGGCCGAGCCGCCGCCGCGCCTCGTGCTGGACCTGGAGAGACTGACCCAGGTCCCGTCCGAGAAGGCCGGTCCGCTGCAGCGCTACGCGGCGACCATCCAGAGCCAGCGCGGTGACTACAACGGCAAGGTGCTCTCGATCCGCCAGGACGACCTGCGCACGCTGGCCGTGATCTACGACCAGTCGCCGTCGATCCTGACCGAGCAGCTGATCTCCTGGGGCGTGCTGAACCCCGACGCGCGCCGTGCGGTGCGCGAGGAGGAGGCGAGCTGA
- a CDS encoding thioesterase family protein yields MTTAIRSEFDQGIALTRHPAEPGRYDGELGAGWQIGGGVNGGLLLAMAGHALSLEHGDHADPVSISGYYLSASHPGPATVRTEVLRTGRSLSTGTASLSQDGVERLRVVATHGDLADAGGEVRTTAQPPQLPPPDQCVGVEHAPKQLIEQAALLERFDLRLDPATIGWALGQPSGSGRIQGWFRLADGREPDPLLLLLVADALPPVTFDLGMPGWAPTIELTVHLRAKPAPGWLRVTHATRNVAGGYFEEDAEVWDESGRLVAQSRQLARVPRQA; encoded by the coding sequence ATGACCACGGCGATCCGCAGCGAGTTCGACCAGGGCATCGCCCTCACCAGGCACCCGGCCGAGCCGGGCCGCTACGACGGCGAACTGGGCGCCGGCTGGCAGATCGGCGGCGGCGTCAACGGCGGGCTGCTGCTCGCGATGGCGGGCCACGCCCTCTCGCTGGAGCACGGCGACCACGCCGACCCGGTCTCGATCAGCGGTTACTACCTCTCCGCCTCCCACCCCGGCCCGGCCACCGTCCGTACCGAGGTGCTCCGCACCGGCCGCTCGCTCTCCACCGGCACCGCCTCGCTCAGCCAGGACGGCGTGGAGCGGCTGCGCGTGGTGGCCACCCACGGCGACCTCGCCGACGCCGGCGGCGAGGTGCGGACCACCGCCCAGCCGCCGCAGCTGCCGCCGCCGGACCAGTGCGTCGGCGTGGAGCACGCCCCCAAGCAGCTGATCGAGCAGGCCGCCCTCCTGGAGCGGTTCGACCTGCGGCTCGACCCGGCGACCATCGGCTGGGCGCTCGGGCAGCCCTCCGGCAGCGGCCGGATCCAGGGCTGGTTCCGGCTCGCCGACGGCCGGGAGCCCGACCCGCTGCTGCTCCTGCTGGTCGCCGACGCGCTGCCGCCGGTCACCTTCGACCTCGGGATGCCCGGCTGGGCCCCCACCATCGAGCTGACTGTCCACCTGCGGGCGAAGCCGGCGCCCGGCTGGCTGCGCGTCACCCACGCCACCCGCAACGTGGCCGGCGGCTACTTCGAGGAGGACGCCGAGGTCTGGGACGAGTCCGGCCGCCTGGTCGCCCAGTCGCGTCAGCTCGCCCGGGTGCCGCGGCAGGCCTGA
- the nusB gene encoding transcription antitermination factor NusB codes for MSAARSKARTRAFQILFEADHRGVDPQRVLADWVARAREPKPDEGTPQVGEYTMELIEGYVQHARRIDDLISEYAVGWTLDRMPIVDRNVLRLGAYELIWEDGVPDAVVLDEAVEIAKEFSTDDSPAFVNGLLARFLELKPSIRR; via the coding sequence GTGTCGGCCGCACGCAGCAAGGCCCGTACGCGAGCCTTCCAGATCCTCTTCGAGGCCGACCACCGCGGGGTCGACCCGCAGCGGGTCCTCGCCGACTGGGTGGCCCGTGCCCGGGAGCCCAAGCCGGACGAGGGCACCCCGCAGGTCGGTGAGTACACCATGGAGCTGATCGAGGGGTACGTCCAGCACGCCCGCCGGATCGACGACCTCATCTCCGAGTACGCGGTGGGCTGGACGCTCGACCGGATGCCGATCGTGGACCGCAACGTCCTGCGGCTCGGTGCGTACGAGCTGATCTGGGAGGACGGCGTCCCGGACGCGGTCGTCCTGGACGAGGCCGTCGAGATCGCCAAGGAGTTCTCCACGGACGACTCCCCGGCCTTCGTCAACGGCCTGCTCGCCCGCTTCCTGGAGCTCAAGCCGAGCATCCGCCGGTAG
- the efp gene encoding elongation factor P has protein sequence MASTNDLKNGMVLKLEGGKLWSVVEFQHVKPGKGPAFVRTKLKEVLTGKVVDKTFNAGTKVETANVDKRGMQFSYKDGENFVFMDTDTYDQTTIEPAVVGDAAKYLLEGFEALVAMYEGAPLYIELPASVELTISHTEPGVQGDRSTGGSKPATLETGAEIAVPLFIVTGEKIKVDTRDGSYLGRVK, from the coding sequence GTGGCTTCCACGAACGATCTCAAGAACGGCATGGTTCTCAAGCTGGAGGGCGGCAAGCTCTGGTCCGTCGTCGAGTTCCAGCACGTCAAGCCCGGTAAGGGCCCGGCCTTCGTGCGCACCAAGCTCAAGGAGGTCCTGACGGGCAAGGTCGTCGACAAGACCTTCAACGCCGGCACCAAGGTCGAGACCGCCAACGTCGACAAGCGTGGCATGCAGTTCTCGTACAAGGACGGCGAGAACTTCGTGTTCATGGACACGGACACCTACGACCAGACCACGATCGAGCCCGCCGTCGTCGGCGACGCCGCGAAGTACCTGCTGGAGGGCTTCGAGGCCCTGGTCGCCATGTACGAGGGTGCCCCCCTGTACATCGAGCTCCCGGCCTCGGTCGAGCTGACCATCTCCCACACCGAGCCGGGCGTCCAGGGCGACCGCTCCACCGGTGGCTCCAAGCCGGCCACCCTGGAGACCGGCGCCGAGATCGCCGTGCCGCTGTTCATCGTCACCGGTGAGAAGATCAAGGTCGACACCCGCGACGGCAGCTACCTCGGCCGGGTGAAGTAA
- the carB gene encoding carbamoyl-phosphate synthase large subunit, whose product MPKRTDIKSVLVIGSGPIVIGQAAEFDYSGTQACRVLKAEGLRVILVNSNPATIMTDPEIADATYVEPITPEFVEKIIAKERPDALLPTLGGQTALNTAIALDANGVLAKYNVELIGAKVDSIHKGEDRELFKGVVEAVNAKIGHGESARSVICHTMDDVLAGVDTLGGYPVVVRPSFTMGGAGSGFAHNEEDLRRIAGQGLTLSPTTEVLLEESILGWKEYELELMRDKNDNVVVVCSIENFDPMGVHTGDSITVAPAMTLTDREYQILRDIGIAVIREVGVDTGGCNIQFAVDPADGRVIVIEMNPRVSRSSALASKATGFPIAKIAAKLAVGYTLDEIPNDITEQTPASFEPTLDYVVVKVPRFAFEKFPSADATLTTTMKSVGEAMAMGRNFPEALNKALRSLEKKGSQFTWAGPVGDKTALLEKAVVPTDGRINTVMEAIRAGATAEEVFEYTKIDPWFVDQLFLLDEIADELAEAAELTPELLRHAKRHGFSDLQIGEIRGLRTDVVREVRHALGIRPVFKTVDTCAAEFAAKTPYFYSSYDEENEVAPRTKPAVIILGSGPNRIGQGIEFDYSCVHASFALADAGYETVMVNCNPETVSTDYDTSDRLYFEPLTLEDVLEIVHAEQQAGPLAGVIVQLGGQTPLGLAQALKDNGVPIVGTQPEAIDLAEERGAFGRVLRDAGLPAPKHGTAFSFEEAKAIADEIGYPVLARPSYVLGGRGMEIVYDEASLASYLERHAGLISEHPVLIDRFLDDAVEIDVDALYDGTELYLGGVMEHIEEAGIHSGDSACALPPITLGGYDIKRLRTSTEAIARGVGVRGLINIQFALSGDILYVLEANPRASRTVPFTSKATAVPLAKAAARISLGATVAELRAEGLLPAEGDGGTLPADCPISVKEAVMPWSRFRDIYGRGVDTVLGPEMRSTGEVMGIDKVFGTAYAKSQAGAYGALPTKGKVFVSVANRDKRNLVFPARALVGLGFELLATAGTAEVLQRGGIPATVVRKHSEGEGPNGERTIVQLIHDGEVDLIINTPYGTGGRLDGYEIRTAAVARSVPCLTTVQAMGAAVQGIDALLRDEVGVMSLQEHAQLINAGRAK is encoded by the coding sequence GTGCCTAAGCGCACCGACATCAAGTCCGTCCTGGTCATCGGCTCCGGCCCGATCGTCATCGGCCAGGCCGCGGAGTTCGACTACTCGGGCACGCAGGCCTGCCGGGTGCTCAAGGCCGAGGGCCTGCGGGTCATCCTGGTCAACTCCAACCCGGCCACGATCATGACCGACCCGGAGATCGCCGACGCCACCTACGTCGAGCCGATCACCCCGGAGTTCGTCGAGAAGATCATCGCCAAGGAGCGCCCGGACGCCCTGCTGCCGACCCTGGGCGGGCAGACCGCGCTCAACACGGCGATCGCGCTGGACGCCAACGGCGTGCTGGCCAAGTACAACGTGGAGCTGATCGGCGCCAAGGTCGACTCGATCCACAAGGGCGAGGACCGCGAGCTCTTCAAGGGCGTCGTCGAGGCCGTCAACGCCAAGATCGGCCACGGCGAGTCCGCCCGCTCGGTGATCTGCCACACCATGGACGACGTGCTGGCCGGCGTCGACACGCTCGGCGGCTACCCGGTCGTGGTCCGCCCCTCCTTCACCATGGGCGGCGCCGGCTCGGGCTTCGCGCACAACGAGGAGGACCTGCGCCGCATCGCCGGCCAGGGCCTGACCCTCTCGCCGACCACCGAGGTGCTCCTGGAGGAGTCCATCCTCGGCTGGAAGGAGTACGAGCTGGAGCTGATGCGCGACAAGAACGACAACGTCGTGGTCGTCTGCTCGATCGAGAACTTCGACCCGATGGGCGTGCACACCGGTGACTCGATCACCGTCGCCCCGGCGATGACGCTGACCGACCGCGAGTACCAGATCCTGCGCGACATCGGCATCGCGGTCATCCGCGAGGTCGGCGTGGACACCGGCGGCTGCAACATCCAGTTCGCGGTCGACCCCGCGGACGGCCGGGTCATCGTCATCGAGATGAACCCGCGCGTCTCGCGCTCCTCGGCGCTGGCCTCGAAGGCGACCGGCTTCCCGATCGCCAAGATCGCGGCGAAGCTCGCCGTCGGCTACACCCTGGACGAGATCCCCAACGACATCACCGAGCAGACGCCGGCGTCGTTCGAGCCGACCCTCGACTACGTCGTGGTGAAGGTCCCGCGGTTCGCGTTCGAGAAGTTCCCGAGCGCCGACGCCACGCTGACCACCACCATGAAGTCGGTCGGCGAGGCCATGGCCATGGGCCGCAACTTCCCCGAGGCGCTCAACAAGGCGCTCCGCTCGCTGGAGAAGAAGGGCTCCCAGTTCACCTGGGCCGGCCCGGTCGGCGACAAGACCGCGCTGCTGGAGAAGGCCGTGGTCCCCACCGACGGCCGGATCAACACCGTCATGGAGGCCATCCGGGCCGGCGCCACCGCGGAGGAGGTGTTCGAGTACACCAAGATCGACCCGTGGTTCGTCGACCAGCTCTTCCTGCTGGACGAGATCGCCGACGAGCTGGCCGAGGCCGCCGAGCTCACCCCCGAGCTGCTGCGCCACGCCAAGCGGCACGGCTTCTCCGACCTGCAGATCGGTGAGATCCGCGGCCTGCGGACCGACGTGGTCCGCGAGGTCCGGCACGCGCTCGGCATCCGCCCGGTGTTCAAGACCGTCGACACCTGCGCCGCCGAGTTCGCCGCCAAGACCCCGTACTTCTACTCGTCCTACGACGAGGAGAACGAGGTCGCCCCGCGCACCAAGCCCGCGGTGATCATCCTCGGCTCGGGCCCGAACCGCATCGGCCAGGGCATCGAGTTCGACTACTCGTGCGTCCACGCCTCCTTCGCGCTGGCCGACGCCGGGTACGAGACCGTGATGGTCAACTGCAACCCGGAGACCGTCTCCACCGACTACGACACCTCCGACCGGCTCTACTTCGAGCCGCTCACCCTGGAGGACGTGCTGGAGATCGTCCACGCCGAGCAGCAGGCCGGACCGCTCGCGGGCGTGATCGTCCAGCTCGGCGGCCAGACCCCGCTCGGCCTGGCCCAGGCGCTCAAGGACAACGGCGTGCCGATCGTCGGCACCCAGCCCGAGGCGATCGACCTCGCCGAGGAGCGCGGCGCCTTCGGCCGCGTGCTGCGCGACGCCGGCCTGCCCGCCCCCAAGCACGGCACCGCCTTCTCCTTCGAGGAGGCCAAGGCGATCGCCGACGAGATCGGCTACCCCGTGCTGGCCCGCCCGTCCTACGTGCTCGGCGGCCGCGGCATGGAGATCGTCTACGACGAGGCCTCGCTCGCCTCCTACCTGGAGCGGCACGCCGGTCTGATCTCCGAGCACCCGGTGCTGATCGACCGCTTCCTCGACGACGCGGTGGAGATCGACGTCGACGCGCTCTACGACGGCACCGAGCTCTACCTCGGCGGCGTCATGGAGCACATCGAGGAGGCCGGCATCCACTCCGGCGACTCCGCCTGCGCGCTGCCCCCGATCACCCTCGGCGGCTACGACATCAAGCGGCTGCGCACCTCCACCGAGGCGATCGCCCGCGGCGTCGGCGTCCGCGGCCTGATCAACATCCAGTTCGCCCTCTCCGGCGACATCCTGTACGTGCTGGAGGCCAACCCCCGCGCCTCCCGCACCGTGCCGTTCACCTCCAAGGCCACGGCGGTGCCGCTGGCCAAGGCCGCCGCCCGGATCTCGCTCGGCGCCACCGTCGCCGAGCTGCGCGCCGAGGGTCTGCTCCCGGCCGAGGGCGACGGCGGCACCCTGCCCGCCGACTGCCCGATCTCCGTCAAGGAGGCCGTGATGCCGTGGAGCCGCTTCCGCGACATCTACGGCCGCGGCGTGGACACCGTGCTCGGCCCGGAGATGCGCTCCACCGGCGAGGTCATGGGCATCGACAAGGTCTTCGGCACGGCGTACGCCAAGTCGCAGGCCGGTGCCTACGGCGCGCTGCCGACCAAGGGCAAGGTCTTCGTCTCCGTCGCCAACCGGGACAAGCGCAACCTGGTCTTCCCGGCCCGCGCGCTGGTCGGCCTCGGGTTCGAGCTGCTCGCCACCGCCGGCACCGCCGAGGTGCTGCAGCGCGGCGGCATCCCCGCCACCGTGGTGCGCAAGCACAGCGAGGGCGAGGGCCCGAACGGCGAGCGGACCATCGTCCAGCTGATCCACGACGGTGAGGTCGACCTCATCATCAACACGCCGTACGGCACCGGCGGCCGTCTCGACGGCTACGAGATCCGCACCGCCGCCGTCGCCCGTTCGGTGCCCTGCCTGACCACCGTCCAGGCGATGGGCGCCGCCGTCCAGGGCATCGACGCGCTGCTGCGCGACGAGGTCGGGGTGATGTCGCTCCAGGAGCACGCCCAGCTGATCAACGCCGGCCGCGCGAAGTAG
- a CDS encoding dihydroorotase, translating to MTTYLIRNAQILGGAPQDLHLADGVVKEIGTGLAVEADIEIDASGLIVLPGLVDLHTHLREPGREDAETVLTGTRAAAMGGFTAVHAMANTFPVADTAGVVEQVWRLGQESGFCDVRPVGAVTVGLEGKKLAELGAMHDSAAEVRVFSDDGKCVDDAVIMRRALEYVKAFDGVVAQHAQEPRLTEGAQMNEGQVSGELGLGGWPAVAEEAIIARDVLLAAHVGSRLHVCHVSTAGSVEIIRWAKAKGWNVTAEVTPHHLLLTDELVRSYDPVYKVNPPLRTAADVQALRKALADGTIDAVATDHAPHPSEDKDCEWAVAAMGMVGLETALSVVQQTMVDTGLLNWEGVADRMSHRPARIGRLTGHGRPVSVGEPANLVLFDPAYRGAVNPDSFATRSRNTPYRGLDLPGRVHATFLRGTATVLAGELVEQGGLA from the coding sequence GTGACCACCTACCTGATCCGCAACGCCCAGATCCTCGGCGGCGCCCCGCAGGACCTCCACCTCGCCGACGGCGTGGTCAAGGAGATCGGCACCGGCCTGGCGGTCGAGGCGGACATCGAGATCGACGCCTCCGGCCTGATCGTCCTGCCGGGCCTGGTCGACCTGCACACCCACCTGCGCGAGCCCGGCCGCGAGGACGCCGAGACGGTGCTCACCGGCACCCGGGCCGCCGCGATGGGCGGCTTCACCGCCGTGCACGCGATGGCCAACACCTTCCCGGTGGCCGACACCGCCGGCGTGGTCGAGCAGGTCTGGCGGCTCGGCCAGGAGTCCGGCTTCTGCGACGTGCGCCCGGTCGGCGCCGTCACCGTCGGCCTGGAGGGCAAGAAGCTCGCCGAGCTGGGCGCGATGCACGACTCGGCCGCCGAGGTGCGGGTCTTCTCCGACGACGGCAAGTGCGTCGACGACGCGGTGATCATGCGGCGGGCGCTGGAGTACGTGAAGGCCTTCGACGGGGTCGTCGCCCAGCACGCCCAGGAGCCCCGGCTCACCGAGGGCGCCCAGATGAACGAGGGCCAGGTCTCCGGCGAGCTCGGGCTGGGCGGCTGGCCGGCCGTCGCCGAGGAGGCGATCATCGCCCGCGACGTGCTGCTCGCCGCGCACGTCGGCTCGCGCCTGCACGTCTGCCACGTCTCGACGGCCGGCTCGGTGGAGATCATCCGCTGGGCCAAGGCCAAGGGCTGGAACGTCACCGCCGAGGTCACCCCGCACCACCTGCTGCTCACCGACGAGCTGGTCCGCTCCTACGACCCGGTGTACAAGGTGAACCCGCCGCTGCGCACCGCGGCCGACGTCCAGGCGCTGCGCAAGGCGCTCGCGGACGGCACCATCGACGCCGTCGCGACGGACCACGCGCCGCACCCGTCCGAGGACAAGGACTGCGAGTGGGCCGTGGCCGCGATGGGCATGGTCGGTCTGGAGACGGCGCTCTCGGTGGTGCAGCAGACCATGGTCGACACGGGCCTGCTGAACTGGGAGGGCGTCGCGGACCGGATGTCGCACCGACCGGCCCGGATCGGTCGCCTCACCGGCCACGGACGACCCGTCTCGGTCGGTGAGCCCGCCAACCTGGTGCTGTTCGATCCCGCGTACCGTGGTGCCGTGAACCCCGACAGCTTCGCCACCCGCAGTCGCAACACCCCCTACCGTGGCCTCGACCTGCCCGGCCGGGTGCACGCCACCTTCCTGCGCGGCACCGCCACGGTGCTCGCCGGCGAGCTGGTCGAGCAGGGCGGGCTCGCGTGA